One window of Lacerta agilis isolate rLacAgi1 chromosome 14, rLacAgi1.pri, whole genome shotgun sequence genomic DNA carries:
- the AURKB gene encoding aurora kinase B has translation MANKENLSSMYSLSKYRVNSMTSAQRVACKDTNTPSSITPSGLLLAHRAISSSTKHGPKDSGAQNMAVAGRVPIESGSMAQPPKEGPERVITIDDFEIGRPLGKGKFGNVYLAREKESKFIVALKVLFKSQMEKECVEHQLRREIEIQCHLSHPNILRLYNYFHDRKRVYLILEYAPRGELYKELQKHRRFDEQRSATYMEELADALLYCHSKKVIHRDIKPENLLMGLKGELKIADFGWSVHAPSLRRKTMCGTMDYLPPEMIEGKPHNEKVDHWCIGILCYEFLVGHPPFETASAPETYRRIVSVDLKFPPFVTEGARDLISKLLRHNPADRLPLQGVMEHPWVKANSRRVLPPVYNAGPVN, from the exons ATGGCAAATAAGGAAAATTTGAGCAGTATGTATAGCCTTTCCAAA TATCGGGTGAACAGCATGACAAGTGCTCAGAGGGTTGCCTGTAAGGATACCAACACTCCATCATCCATCACCCCTTCTGGATTACTTTTGGCCCACAGAGCTATTTCCAGCAGCACAAAGCACGGCCCGAAGGATTCGGGTGCCCAGAATATGG CTGTCGCAGGCAGGGTCCCTATTGAGTCTGGCTCCATGGCTCAGCCGCCAAAGGAAGGCCCCGA GCGCGTAATCACCATTGATGACTTTGAGATCGGGCGTCCTCTGGGCAAAGGCAAGTTTGGGAACGTCTACCTGGCTCGGGAGAAAGAGTCCAAGTTCATTGTGGCACTCAAGGTGCTCTTCAAATCCCAAATGGAGAAGGAGTGCGTGGAGCATCAGCTGCGGCGAGAGATTGAAATCCAGTGTCACCTCAG CCACCCAAATATCCTGCGCCTTTACAACTACTTCCACGACCGGAAGCGTGTCTATCTGATCCTGGAGTATGCCCCTCGCGGGGAGCTCTACAAGGAACTGCAGAAGCACCGGCGTTTCGATGAGCAGAGGAGCGCCACG TACATGGAAGAGCTGGCTGATGCCCTCCTCTACTGTCACAGCAAGAAGGTCATTCACCGTGACATCAAGCCGGAGAACTTGCTTATGGGGCTTAAAGGGGAGCTGAAGATTGCTGATTTCGGCTGGTCCGTGCATGCCCCCTCACTCAG GAGAAAGACCATGTGTGGGACTATGGACTACCTGCCCCCTGAGATGATTGAAGGCAAACCACACAACGAGAAGGTGGACCACTGGTGCATCGGGATCTTGTGTTACGAGTTCCTGGTGGGGCACCCGCCCTTCGAGACCGCTTCCGCCCCGGAGACGTATCGGCGCATTGTATCG GTAGATCTTAAGTTCCCCCCGTTTGTGACAGAAGGAGCCCGGGACTTGATTTCAAAGCTGCTGCGCCACAACCCGGCTGATCGACTGCCACTTCAGGGTGTGATGGAGCACCCTTGGGTGAAAGCCAACTCACGGCGGGTGCTGCCTCCTGTCTATAACGCTGGGCCTGTGAACTAG
- the LOC117058598 gene encoding LOW QUALITY PROTEIN: vesicle-associated membrane protein 2-like (The sequence of the model RefSeq protein was modified relative to this genomic sequence to represent the inferred CDS: inserted 1 base in 1 codon), protein MRVNVDKVXERDQKLSELDDRADALQAGASQFETSAAKLKRKYWWKNLKMMIILGVICTIILIIIIVYFST, encoded by the exons ATGCGAGTGAACGTGGATAAGG CTGAGAGGGATCAGAAGCTCTCGGAGCTGGACGACCGCGCCGACGCTCTGCAGGCGGGGGCCTCCCAGTTCGAAACCAGTGCCGCCAAGCTCAAGCGCAAGTACTGGTGGAAGAATCTAAAG ATGATGATAATCCTGGGGGTGATATGCACCATTATCTTGATCATTATCATCG TTTACTTCAGCACTTAA